A window of the Pongo abelii isolate AG06213 chromosome 10, NHGRI_mPonAbe1-v2.0_pri, whole genome shotgun sequence genome harbors these coding sequences:
- the RXYLT1 gene encoding ribitol-5-phosphate xylosyltransferase 1 isoform X4, whose product MLHDERPYLCNFLGTIYENSSRQALMNILKKDGNDKLCWVSAREHWQPQETNESLKNYQDALLQSDLTLCPVGVNTECYRIYEACSYGSIPVVEDVMTAGNCGNTSVHHSAPLQLFKSMGAPFIFIKNWKELPAVLEKEKTIILQEKIERRKMLLQWYQHFKTELKMKFTNILESSFLMNNKS is encoded by the exons ATGCTGCATGATGAGAGGCCATATTTATGTAATTTCTTAGGAACGATTTATGAAAATTCATCCAGACAGGCACTAatgaacattttgaaaaaagatgGGAACGATAAGCTTTGTTGGGTTTCAGCAAGAGAACA CTGGCAGCCTCAGGAAACAAATGAAAGTCTTAAGAATTACCAAGATGCCTTGCTTCAGAGTGATCTCACATTGTGCCCGGTCGGAGTAAACACAGAATGCTATCGAATCTATGAGGCTTGCTCCTATGGCTCCATTCCTGTGGTGGAAGACGTGATGACAGCTGGCAACTGTGGGAATACATCTGTGCACCACAGTGCTCCTCTGCAGTTATTCAAGTCCATGGGCGCTCCCTTTATCTTTATCAAGAACTGGAAGGAACTCCCTGCtgttttagaaaaagagaaaactataattttacaagaaaaaattgaaagaagaaaaatgttacttCAGTGGTATCAGCACTTCAAGACAGAgcttaaaatgaaatttactaatattttagaaagttcatttttaatgaataataaaagTTAA